The following proteins are encoded in a genomic region of Nitrospiraceae bacterium:
- a CDS encoding nitric oxide reductase produces MVELLGRAIGMGWPVLLMLVGLLLYFQATISDPVKKKKASFQTIVGIFCAFLAFIAISNYTHNFEGESRLLPVSLVMITIMAFVMGLYFPNISALMKIGGFMFFVAAALSGYGNWLPQVEGGFPPPVVKLDFQSMSAQQLGDEGEKIIFGGIGQSKTQGAIGKGQCPLCHGFQQGFLSERAPNLYGIPDTAPERLKEPNYHMNNPEARTTEQKEAFPGSGTATNAQEYIAESHACPSCFVVTGFGVKGSNDTVSPMPKIHKPPISLTLGELAAVDTWIYTREGKEPPPYEEIVASYEKFIPEADRPSAGGEEEAGGGGGNLLADGSEPYDKLFMKAGCPACHTIPGIEGATGKVGPLLMEGSNAPNRLKDPAYQGKAKSPKEYITESILNPSAYVVKDFPDNQMPKDFGVRLTGGALSKMVDYLAQLKEGQPLPPKE; encoded by the coding sequence GTGGTTGAGTTATTGGGACGGGCAATAGGGATGGGTTGGCCGGTATTGCTGATGCTGGTTGGGTTGTTGCTATATTTTCAGGCAACAATTTCTGATCCGGTAAAAAAGAAAAAAGCGAGCTTCCAAACAATAGTTGGAATTTTCTGCGCATTCTTGGCCTTTATCGCAATTTCCAATTATACGCATAACTTTGAAGGAGAAAGTCGTTTACTGCCGGTTTCTCTGGTCATGATCACAATCATGGCATTTGTGATGGGCCTCTATTTTCCCAATATTAGTGCATTGATGAAAATTGGAGGCTTTATGTTTTTTGTAGCTGCCGCCCTCTCAGGCTACGGAAATTGGCTCCCTCAAGTCGAAGGAGGGTTTCCTCCTCCTGTTGTCAAGTTGGACTTCCAAAGCATGTCAGCCCAACAGTTGGGTGATGAGGGAGAGAAAATCATTTTCGGTGGAATTGGCCAAAGTAAAACACAAGGGGCAATCGGAAAGGGTCAATGCCCATTATGCCATGGATTCCAACAGGGTTTTTTGAGTGAGCGTGCACCGAATCTCTATGGAATTCCTGATACGGCTCCTGAGAGATTAAAAGAACCGAATTATCACATGAATAATCCAGAGGCGCGCACCACTGAACAAAAGGAAGCTTTTCCAGGGTCTGGGACAGCAACGAATGCGCAAGAATATATCGCCGAGTCTCATGCATGTCCAAGCTGTTTCGTTGTTACTGGTTTTGGTGTGAAGGGGTCGAACGATACGGTAAGTCCTATGCCAAAGATTCACAAACCACCGATATCTTTAACTTTGGGTGAATTGGCCGCTGTGGACACCTGGATATACACTCGGGAAGGAAAAGAACCTCCGCCCTATGAAGAAATCGTCGCTTCGTATGAAAAATTCATCCCTGAGGCCGATCGCCCATCGGCTGGTGGAGAGGAAGAAGCTGGGGGAGGTGGTGGAAATCTTTTAGCTGACGGTAGCGAACCATACGACAAGCTCTTTATGAAGGCAGGCTGCCCGGCATGTCATACGATTCCAGGAATTGAAGGGGCGACTGGAAAAGTAGGTCCTCTCCTAATGGAGGGCTCGAACGCTCCAAATCGTCTTAAAGATCCAGCTTACCAGGGTAAAGCCAAATCGCCAAAGGAATATATTACGGAGTCAATATTGAATCCAAGTGCCTACGTCGTGAAAGATTTCCCTGACAATCAAATGCCAAAGGATTTTGGTGTTAGATTAACGGGAGGGGCTCTTAGTAAAATGGTTGATTACTTGGCGCAGTTAAAAGAAGGCCAACCTTTACCTCCAAAAGAATAA
- a CDS encoding cytochrome c: MTWLKLVEGYMPMQMISELAVCILVFSIINYSLKRAGMGLPKFWAGIFVWCFVNLFYLKYRIYPPIPFSVRAIYGTVSACGIFMWVSGSQQEWEEFKRPIINVLDAKTGMTKFIRTALLILLPIGLWGFAYNSFLPSFDEPIELRTVHPAPPATTKVHGKTYVLQTAANPYRINPEGKYDQAYSNAHIVSQDMGRLMKDVKNPEDNPWDPNAKGYIKHVREGGEIFFQNCHFCHGDNLNGRGLWAFAFNPIPANFTDAGTIAQLQETFVFWRVAKGGIGLPGEGFPWASVMPPWEQHLTVDEIWKVIMFEYWHTGYYPRTWE, encoded by the coding sequence ATGACGTGGCTAAAACTAGTTGAAGGCTACATGCCGATGCAGATGATTTCCGAGTTGGCGGTCTGCATCCTTGTGTTTTCTATTATTAACTATTCACTAAAAAGAGCCGGCATGGGTTTGCCAAAATTTTGGGCAGGGATCTTTGTCTGGTGTTTTGTGAATTTGTTCTATCTCAAATATCGGATCTATCCGCCCATTCCATTTTCCGTGCGGGCAATTTATGGGACGGTTTCCGCTTGCGGTATTTTTATGTGGGTCTCTGGCTCACAGCAGGAGTGGGAGGAGTTTAAACGCCCCATAATTAATGTTTTGGATGCCAAAACAGGAATGACAAAGTTCATTCGAACAGCCTTATTGATTTTATTACCAATCGGGCTTTGGGGATTTGCCTACAATTCTTTTCTTCCTAGCTTTGATGAACCCATTGAATTGAGAACCGTACATCCTGCCCCACCGGCTACGACTAAAGTCCATGGTAAAACCTATGTATTGCAAACTGCCGCGAATCCCTATCGTATTAATCCAGAAGGAAAATACGATCAGGCATATAGCAACGCTCATATCGTAAGTCAGGATATGGGGCGTTTAATGAAAGATGTGAAAAACCCAGAAGATAATCCATGGGACCCAAATGCTAAAGGCTATATTAAGCATGTTCGGGAAGGCGGAGAGATCTTTTTTCAAAATTGCCATTTCTGTCATGGTGATAATTTAAACGGTCGTGGTCTCTGGGCTTTTGCTTTTAACCCAATTCCTGCCAATTTTACTGATGCAGGAACCATTGCCCAGCTTCAAGAAACATTTGTTTTCTGGCGAGTGGCTAAAGGCGGAATTGGCCTTCCTGGTGAAGGATTTCCATGGGCTTCTGTCATGCCACCCTGGGAACAGCATTTAACGGTCGATGAAATTTGGAAAGTCATCATGTTTGAATACTGGCACACCGGGTATTACCCGCGGACTTGGGAATAA
- a CDS encoding c-type cytochrome, giving the protein MKETTTAGIGRRGLGAWLLSCGLLFGGIGFASTSQAEMAEGFAEGSRPAPPSAEQVEAGKRVYFTKCVWCHGVNGAGDGPGADRLWPRPRNFNAGTFKIRHTASGELPLIDVDLFQTVTHGLPGSAMPSWEGILTEDQRRDVLAFVTTELVKDRSWQDKEFEEFHVLQLDSIQPVPPTAESVKRGSELVKEMKCIECHGLEGRGDGNAFNLKDDWGFSIQPADWHKCWNFRGSRQDAYNVKNIFRTFSTGVSGTPMPSFADNTTVEDRWHIANYVNHLCERDKDVDIAGGNVTDEIAAALVAAKPRAIDPLTDKPKVDFVVPSKFVEGELPADEHDERWNLVDRRIVAMGGQITHKPRNFVTRIDDVWVQSLYNETHISFMFRWDDRTKSVQKDSVDWEPYEVNLGDYGIEEQPPGGSKFADDPEHPESIAAKQTSYQVFNDGLAFQLPIKWQELPAPRKPRYFWGDEGFPVDIAKWTADGEIKAYQGSGWDVDFEDRDDFTEQLKVVKAEWKNGRWTVIITRPLKGDYEEDAYIELGKYIPINFFVWDGHNGDVGRKMAVSAFYYLVLEPPIEKETYIYPTLAAIGLVLVEGWILTRRANRRKGKV; this is encoded by the coding sequence ATGAAAGAAACGACTACAGCCGGAATTGGTAGGCGTGGCCTAGGAGCCTGGCTTCTGAGTTGCGGTCTCCTTTTTGGCGGAATAGGATTTGCTTCCACGTCCCAGGCAGAAATGGCGGAAGGATTTGCCGAGGGGAGTCGTCCTGCTCCACCATCTGCCGAACAAGTTGAAGCAGGAAAACGCGTGTATTTTACAAAGTGTGTTTGGTGCCATGGCGTTAACGGAGCCGGAGACGGTCCTGGAGCTGACCGCCTTTGGCCAAGACCACGTAATTTTAACGCAGGTACTTTTAAGATTCGTCATACGGCAAGCGGTGAATTGCCCCTCATTGATGTAGATCTATTTCAAACCGTAACCCATGGATTGCCTGGATCCGCAATGCCATCATGGGAAGGTATTTTGACTGAAGACCAACGGAGGGATGTTTTAGCATTCGTAACCACTGAATTGGTCAAGGATCGAAGTTGGCAAGATAAGGAATTTGAAGAATTTCATGTGTTGCAATTAGACTCAATCCAACCAGTTCCTCCTACGGCAGAATCGGTGAAGCGTGGTTCCGAGCTTGTGAAAGAAATGAAGTGTATTGAATGCCATGGGCTGGAGGGTCGTGGGGATGGAAATGCGTTCAACCTCAAGGATGACTGGGGTTTTTCCATTCAACCTGCCGACTGGCATAAATGCTGGAATTTCAGAGGTAGTCGTCAAGACGCCTATAACGTCAAAAATATTTTCAGAACATTTTCGACTGGGGTGAGCGGAACCCCAATGCCCTCGTTTGCAGATAATACTACTGTTGAAGATCGGTGGCACATAGCTAATTATGTTAACCATTTGTGCGAACGAGATAAGGATGTGGACATTGCTGGCGGTAATGTGACGGATGAAATCGCAGCTGCTTTAGTTGCAGCGAAACCAAGGGCAATCGATCCTTTAACGGATAAGCCAAAAGTTGATTTCGTGGTTCCTTCAAAGTTCGTCGAAGGAGAATTACCAGCTGATGAGCATGACGAACGGTGGAACCTGGTTGATCGAAGAATTGTGGCAATGGGTGGGCAGATTACTCACAAACCCAGAAACTTCGTAACCAGAATTGATGATGTCTGGGTTCAATCCCTTTACAATGAAACGCATATTTCATTTATGTTCAGGTGGGATGACCGAACAAAGAGTGTACAAAAAGACAGTGTAGACTGGGAGCCTTACGAAGTGAATCTTGGGGATTATGGGATTGAGGAGCAGCCTCCTGGAGGATCGAAGTTTGCTGATGATCCTGAACATCCAGAATCCATCGCTGCCAAACAAACTTCCTATCAGGTGTTTAATGATGGGCTTGCCTTCCAATTACCGATAAAATGGCAGGAATTGCCTGCACCTCGGAAACCTAGATATTTCTGGGGTGACGAGGGATTTCCCGTTGACATTGCCAAGTGGACGGCCGATGGAGAAATAAAGGCCTATCAGGGTTCCGGTTGGGATGTGGATTTTGAAGATCGTGATGACTTCACGGAACAACTGAAAGTGGTCAAAGCCGAATGGAAGAACGGGCGATGGACGGTTATTATAACCAGACCCCTCAAGGGTGACTACGAAGAAGATGCCTACATCGAGTTGGGAAAATATATCCCTATTAATTTTTTTGTGTGGGATGGCCACAATGGGGATGTTGGGCGGAAGATGGCAGTCTCCGCCTTTTATTATCTGGTGTTAGAACCACCAATTGAAAAGGAAACATATATATATCCAACATTGGCCGCCATTGGATTGGTTCTTGTGGAAGGGTGGATTTTGACTCGGCGTGCCAATAGGCGCAAGGGTAAAGTTTAA
- a CDS encoding molybdenum cofactor guanylyltransferase — translation MGRDKRTLEWGGTKFLDKVCFTLSELFDEIILVTAIEDYPCGHLPVRLVTDTIPHQGSLGGLFTGIKEASYGSVFVVACDMPFLNPSVISRLCSLPENDVVMPKLSTGYQPLHARYSKRCSIIMEKMIQEGNLRIQSLIQEPSLFIQIVEETFFDDIDPFGYSFLNINTPADYEFARKAAAHLQ, via the coding sequence ATGGGAAGGGATAAAAGGACCCTGGAATGGGGAGGAACCAAGTTTCTTGATAAGGTTTGTTTTACCCTAAGCGAGTTATTTGATGAGATAATACTGGTGACTGCAATAGAAGATTATCCTTGCGGGCATCTCCCTGTCCGTTTAGTGACTGACACAATACCTCATCAAGGTTCATTGGGTGGGCTTTTTACCGGGATCAAGGAAGCCTCTTATGGTTCTGTATTTGTTGTGGCTTGCGATATGCCTTTTTTAAATCCTTCTGTTATATCTAGGCTTTGTTCTCTGCCTGAAAATGACGTGGTAATGCCCAAACTTTCGACAGGATATCAGCCTCTTCACGCACGATATTCCAAACGATGCTCCATCATAATGGAGAAGATGATTCAAGAAGGGAATCTTCGGATTCAAAGTCTGATTCAGGAACCATCTCTTTTCATTCAAATTGTGGAGGAGACTTTTTTCGATGACATTGATCCATTTGGGTACTCCTTTTTGAATATTAATACACCCGCCGATTATGAATTTGCCAGGAAAGCTGCCGCTCATCTGCAATAA
- a CDS encoding glycosyltransferase family 9 protein — protein sequence MPLLPKNLLIIHPGAFGDGLLALPAIRVLEATFPGHHLIWFGHEELGALLVAAHEVHQSYSFDRLEVLTYRGTNNSQQEKILSIMRRCDRAIGWLEDKDGIWRSWLGEAGIQDCIFRSPHDKTLLNHHMLDRYVEILKPWVQTKHFLRGLDINRNLTGPLVFPSNLGRLPSPIKEPLILLHVGSGSRYKCASPELWASIVKGLRMAQPKWNICLIEGPADNDSVRNVQCLLTHFEYGILTGMDLVQIGQYLQHAKLFIGHDSGLSHLAASFGVPSVLLFGPTDPEKWAPRGTHVAVIRKFCYCLEKAASAHCMDMPCLSFSQAEVLANVEDVLSGVKASVTCPSFECVDEAFTVPCLGQNAVLHSPRS from the coding sequence ATGCCTCTTCTTCCTAAAAATTTATTGATTATCCATCCTGGAGCCTTCGGTGACGGATTGTTGGCCTTGCCCGCTATTCGGGTTCTTGAGGCTACGTTTCCCGGGCACCATTTGATTTGGTTTGGACACGAGGAATTAGGAGCTTTGCTTGTTGCTGCCCATGAAGTTCATCAGTCTTACTCTTTTGATAGGCTGGAGGTCTTGACATATCGAGGGACTAATAATTCTCAACAGGAAAAAATTTTGTCGATTATGCGTCGTTGCGATAGAGCCATAGGTTGGTTGGAGGATAAGGATGGAATCTGGCGAAGTTGGTTGGGGGAGGCGGGAATTCAAGATTGTATTTTTCGGTCACCTCATGACAAAACATTGCTAAACCATCATATGCTTGATCGGTATGTGGAAATACTCAAACCGTGGGTTCAGACGAAACATTTTCTGCGTGGCTTAGACATAAACAGGAATCTTACGGGTCCTCTGGTTTTCCCATCAAATTTGGGGAGACTTCCTTCTCCTATCAAGGAGCCACTTATTCTTCTCCATGTTGGAAGTGGCAGTCGATACAAATGTGCCTCTCCCGAATTATGGGCGAGCATTGTCAAGGGCCTGAGGATGGCCCAACCGAAATGGAATATTTGTCTTATAGAAGGACCTGCAGATAATGATTCGGTTCGAAATGTGCAATGCCTCCTGACTCATTTTGAATATGGCATTCTGACAGGAATGGATCTGGTTCAAATAGGGCAATATTTACAGCATGCCAAATTGTTTATCGGGCACGATTCCGGTTTGTCGCATCTAGCCGCAAGTTTTGGGGTACCTTCGGTGTTATTGTTTGGTCCCACTGACCCTGAAAAATGGGCGCCGCGGGGAACTCATGTAGCCGTTATACGAAAATTCTGTTATTGCCTAGAAAAAGCCGCCAGTGCGCATTGTATGGATATGCCGTGTCTTTCTTTTTCCCAAGCTGAAGTCCTCGCAAATGTTGAAGACGTGTTAAGTGGAGTGAAGGCGTCCGTGACCTGCCCAAGCTTCGAGTGTGTTGATGAAGCGTTCACTGTGCCTTGCCTTGGCCAGAATGCTGTGTTACATTCGCCGCGGTCATAA
- a CDS encoding arginine--tRNA ligase, protein MLCYIRRGHKKLIYSAYIGHFIVEKLLQNQVIEAIAVILDKVRESGEISLNTIPTIAVEPPKRPEWGDFSSSVAMTLASQVRQSPLKVAELLATGLRAQFSEIFVLVTVAPPGFLNLTLHPFRWIQVLRMIQDKGPLYGNSNIGQGKRILLEFVSANPTGPLHVGHGRGAALGQAMARLLASVGFKVTREYYINDAGRQLQLLGRSVYSRYREHWGKPFSFPENGYHGDYIKIVAESVAKTHGQTLLDGSSDEAETLCAQLASQMLLDRIKEDLSTFGVEFDSWFSETSLHTAGLIQQSLDELREKKLLIEEDGAWWFRSSQFGDEKDRVAQKQDGSYTYLAADMAYHRQKLERGFDTLINIWGADHHGYIPRMEATVQAFGFAKEALRIVLVQMVSLRRGGQKIEMSKRAGEFVTLREVIDEVGPDAAKFFFLMRRADTHLDFDLELAKQQTSDNPVYYVQYAHARLASLFRVAQERQVPLPTVQDVDQDLLIQDEELGLIKTLAQYPFVVENSAMALEPHRITFYLQELAAQLHAYYNRNRVLPSLDSESNTGDTGDNIKLGTSEHTTALSHERIYERISPDVTAARLALLRQVQTVIGNGLAILGISAPERM, encoded by the coding sequence ATGCTGTGTTACATTCGCCGCGGTCATAAAAAACTCATATATTCTGCGTACATAGGACATTTCATCGTGGAGAAACTTCTCCAAAACCAAGTCATTGAGGCCATCGCGGTTATCCTAGACAAGGTCAGGGAATCTGGCGAAATAAGTTTGAACACGATTCCAACCATTGCCGTGGAACCTCCTAAGCGTCCGGAATGGGGAGATTTTTCTTCTAGTGTCGCGATGACATTGGCCTCACAGGTTCGACAATCGCCTTTGAAAGTAGCCGAATTGTTGGCGACAGGTCTTCGTGCCCAGTTTTCAGAGATATTTGTCCTCGTTACCGTTGCCCCTCCAGGATTTTTGAATTTGACTCTCCATCCCTTCAGGTGGATCCAAGTTTTACGGATGATTCAGGATAAGGGACCGTTATACGGCAACAGCAACATCGGACAAGGGAAACGTATTCTCCTGGAGTTCGTGAGTGCGAATCCGACTGGGCCCTTGCATGTTGGACATGGACGAGGAGCGGCATTGGGACAGGCCATGGCCAGGTTGTTGGCATCTGTCGGATTTAAGGTTACCCGTGAATATTATATTAACGATGCCGGTCGTCAATTACAGTTGTTGGGCCGGTCCGTTTATTCCCGTTATCGAGAGCATTGGGGAAAACCGTTTTCATTTCCCGAGAATGGCTATCATGGAGACTATATAAAAATTGTAGCTGAGTCTGTGGCGAAGACCCATGGGCAAACCTTACTGGATGGCTCCTCAGATGAGGCCGAAACGCTTTGCGCTCAATTGGCCAGTCAGATGCTTTTGGATCGAATTAAAGAGGATTTGTCTACATTTGGTGTTGAATTTGACTCCTGGTTTAGCGAGACATCCCTGCATACGGCTGGCCTTATTCAACAGTCATTGGACGAACTTCGGGAAAAGAAGCTGCTTATAGAAGAGGATGGTGCCTGGTGGTTTCGTTCATCTCAGTTTGGGGATGAAAAGGATCGCGTGGCTCAAAAACAGGATGGGAGCTATACCTACTTAGCGGCCGATATGGCCTACCATCGACAAAAATTAGAACGTGGCTTTGATACCTTAATCAATATTTGGGGTGCGGACCATCATGGGTATATTCCAAGGATGGAAGCGACGGTTCAAGCCTTTGGCTTTGCCAAAGAGGCCTTGCGAATCGTCCTGGTGCAAATGGTGAGCTTGCGACGTGGTGGCCAAAAAATTGAGATGTCGAAGCGAGCCGGTGAATTTGTGACCCTGCGCGAGGTAATTGATGAGGTTGGTCCAGATGCCGCCAAATTCTTTTTCCTGATGAGAAGGGCCGATACCCATTTGGATTTTGATCTGGAATTGGCCAAACAACAGACTTCCGACAATCCCGTCTATTATGTTCAGTATGCGCATGCGCGATTGGCCAGTCTCTTTCGAGTGGCGCAGGAACGCCAAGTACCCCTTCCGACTGTCCAGGATGTCGATCAGGACTTGTTGATTCAGGATGAAGAGTTAGGGCTCATTAAAACGTTGGCACAGTATCCTTTTGTGGTTGAGAACAGTGCGATGGCGTTGGAGCCTCATCGGATCACGTTTTATCTCCAAGAGCTTGCGGCCCAATTGCATGCCTACTACAACAGAAATCGGGTCCTTCCCTCATTGGATTCTGAGAGTAACACCGGGGATACGGGAGACAACATTAAGTTAGGGACAAGTGAGCATACTACAGCGTTGAGTCATGAGCGCATCTACGAACGTATTTCGCCGGACGTGACCGCTGCTCGCTTAGCCCTGCTTCGGCAAGTCCAGACGGTCATTGGTAATGGGCTGGCAATCCTGGGAATTTCTGCCCCGGAGAGGATGTAA
- the tgt gene encoding tRNA guanosine(34) transglycosylase Tgt, which yields MSKDQSTIQSGSNRFHIQHTLPSGPARVGRILTSHGEIDTPAFMPVGSQGTVKGLDPDEVRECGFHMVLGNAYHLFLRPGHELIESLGGLHAFMQWPGAILTDSGGYQMVSLADLCEVTEEGVGFRSHIDGAWHLLSPEKSMAIQVALGSDIMMVLDHCPTFPCTEEQAREAVQRTTRWAQRCAGVPRKEHQWLFGIVQGGVFVQLRQESTQELVNLNMDGYALGGLSLGEEKAEMLAMIETVIAQLPLSRPRYLMGVGLPEDIVEGVARGLDLFDCVIPTRHGRTGWLFTSTGKVLIKQARYARDPNPIDSQCGCPVCQRFSRAYLRHLFLSHEMLGVRLNTIHNLWYYGSLMKGLRQAISANQFDDYRKDFYRRRECDTSETLIQEVSTGSNGLATDTF from the coding sequence ATGTCTAAAGATCAATCTACTATACAATCAGGTTCCAATCGTTTTCATATTCAGCATACGTTGCCGTCTGGTCCTGCGAGGGTTGGACGGATTTTAACATCCCATGGTGAGATCGACACTCCTGCCTTTATGCCGGTTGGCTCACAGGGGACGGTCAAAGGACTGGACCCGGATGAAGTCCGCGAATGCGGGTTTCATATGGTTCTGGGGAATGCCTATCATCTATTTTTGCGACCGGGGCATGAACTCATTGAATCTCTGGGTGGGCTTCATGCTTTCATGCAATGGCCCGGAGCGATTTTGACCGACAGTGGTGGCTACCAGATGGTGAGCCTGGCCGATCTTTGTGAGGTGACGGAGGAGGGAGTCGGCTTTCGTTCTCATATCGACGGTGCGTGGCATTTACTCTCACCAGAAAAAAGCATGGCCATCCAGGTTGCACTTGGCTCCGATATTATGATGGTTCTTGACCACTGTCCGACTTTTCCTTGTACCGAAGAGCAAGCGCGTGAGGCTGTACAGCGAACGACCAGGTGGGCTCAGCGATGTGCTGGGGTCCCGAGAAAAGAGCATCAGTGGCTGTTTGGAATTGTTCAGGGAGGAGTCTTTGTCCAATTAAGGCAAGAATCGACTCAGGAGTTGGTCAATTTGAATATGGATGGCTATGCTTTGGGTGGATTATCCTTGGGAGAAGAAAAGGCCGAAATGTTGGCGATGATCGAGACAGTGATTGCCCAGCTCCCCCTCAGTCGTCCTCGCTACTTAATGGGAGTTGGGCTTCCTGAAGATATTGTGGAAGGGGTGGCTCGGGGATTGGATTTATTTGATTGCGTGATCCCGACCAGGCATGGGCGCACCGGTTGGCTGTTTACCTCGACAGGGAAGGTATTGATTAAACAGGCTCGCTATGCCCGTGATCCCAATCCCATTGATAGCCAATGTGGGTGTCCGGTCTGCCAACGGTTTTCCAGAGCCTATTTGCGGCACTTGTTTTTATCGCATGAAATGTTAGGCGTCCGTCTGAATACGATCCATAATCTTTGGTATTATGGCTCGCTCATGAAGGGGCTACGACAAGCAATCAGTGCGAATCAGTTTGACGACTACCGGAAAGATTTTTACCGCCGACGCGAGTGTGACACAAGTGAAACGCTCATTCAGGAAGTATCGACCGGATCGAATGGGTTGGCCACAGACACATTTTAA
- the yajC gene encoding preprotein translocase subunit YajC gives MNLDSYAWAQAGGAGPDASAGLLSLIPFLLIFVVFYFLLILPQQRRQKKQRELLDSLKKGDKVITSSGIWGTVTNLDKETATLQVADNTKIRLQRDHIASIRTSNES, from the coding sequence ATGAACCTAGATTCCTATGCTTGGGCCCAAGCCGGGGGAGCCGGCCCCGATGCCTCCGCCGGCTTATTATCGCTCATTCCTTTTCTTCTGATTTTTGTGGTGTTTTATTTTTTGCTTATTTTGCCGCAGCAACGTCGGCAAAAAAAACAACGGGAATTGTTGGATAGCCTAAAAAAAGGCGATAAGGTCATCACGTCTTCTGGAATTTGGGGAACCGTGACCAATTTGGATAAGGAAACGGCTACCCTGCAAGTCGCGGATAATACGAAAATTCGGTTGCAACGCGATCATATCGCGAGCATCCGTACATCGAATGAATCATGA
- the secD gene encoding protein translocase subunit SecD, whose translation MKKLRGRLFLLCVVTVVSVILALPSFPGLFQSLPDGVKRILSHRGLSLGLDLQGGIHLVLEVEEERAVEIAVDRIRKAAEDLLKDKAIMVEGVRREGSKLIVITLQQEADGEKVRTLLDEAFPNFESQHPSGTRLVYELRSTEVERIKTSAINQALETLRNRIDEFGVAEPLIQRLGLNQIAIQLPGVKDPQRAKDLIQETALLEFKLLEESKAALDLPPQVEKGQEDTVRKSLEGKLPDGAEILFETAISEPDGRAYSIPYLVKKDAVLIGDVLQDARVTIGDFNEPIVSITFDSKGAREFDELTAANIGKRMAVVLDGKVYSAPVIRDRISGGRAIIEGTFSTAEANDLAVVLRAGALPAPLKTLQDLTVGPSLGQDSIEKGLRTTLIAGTLVLIFMIVYYRLSGLIANMAVFLNLICLLGALSGLNATLTLPGIAGIILTIGMGVDSNVLIFERIREELRQGRPVRLAVDSGYNKAFLTIVDSHVTTLITGLALFLFGTGPIKGFAVTLCLGIAINLFTALVGTKVVFDFLNRRKLDSLSI comes from the coding sequence ATGAAAAAGCTTCGTGGGAGGTTGTTCCTCCTTTGTGTGGTCACGGTGGTGTCCGTCATCCTGGCCCTTCCTTCGTTCCCAGGCCTGTTCCAATCGTTGCCTGATGGGGTCAAGCGGATATTAAGTCATCGTGGGCTTTCCTTGGGTCTCGATCTTCAGGGAGGTATTCACCTGGTCTTGGAAGTCGAAGAGGAGCGGGCGGTGGAGATTGCCGTTGATCGAATTCGTAAGGCTGCTGAGGATCTGCTGAAGGATAAGGCGATCATGGTAGAGGGGGTTCGTCGTGAGGGGTCGAAGCTGATTGTCATCACCCTACAACAAGAAGCCGATGGGGAGAAAGTCCGAACGCTACTCGATGAGGCTTTCCCGAACTTTGAGTCGCAACATCCTTCAGGAACGCGTTTGGTATACGAACTCCGCTCTACCGAGGTGGAACGAATCAAGACCTCAGCCATCAACCAGGCACTTGAAACCCTCAGAAACCGGATAGATGAATTTGGTGTCGCCGAACCGCTTATCCAACGCTTGGGGCTCAACCAAATTGCGATTCAATTGCCTGGCGTCAAGGACCCTCAACGGGCTAAAGATCTCATCCAAGAAACGGCTCTCTTAGAATTTAAATTGTTGGAGGAGTCCAAGGCCGCATTGGATTTGCCGCCTCAAGTTGAAAAAGGCCAAGAAGATACGGTGAGGAAGTCCCTAGAGGGTAAGCTTCCTGATGGGGCAGAAATTCTCTTTGAAACGGCGATTTCAGAGCCGGATGGTCGGGCGTATAGTATTCCCTATCTGGTGAAAAAAGATGCCGTTCTCATCGGAGATGTGCTACAGGATGCGCGCGTGACGATTGGGGATTTCAATGAGCCGATTGTCAGTATTACCTTTGACAGCAAAGGGGCTCGAGAATTTGATGAGCTCACCGCTGCCAATATCGGTAAACGGATGGCGGTGGTCCTGGATGGGAAGGTGTATTCGGCACCCGTCATTCGAGATCGTATAAGCGGAGGCCGGGCGATTATTGAAGGCACCTTTAGCACTGCAGAAGCGAATGATCTGGCTGTGGTGCTGCGGGCTGGTGCGTTACCGGCACCATTGAAAACCTTGCAGGATTTAACCGTTGGACCTTCTCTGGGACAGGATTCAATTGAGAAGGGGTTACGAACGACTCTTATTGCCGGGACACTGGTCCTCATTTTTATGATTGTATATTACCGGCTCTCCGGTCTTATCGCCAATATGGCTGTGTTTCTCAATTTAATCTGTTTGCTTGGAGCGTTATCAGGGCTTAATGCCACCTTAACGTTACCAGGCATTGCCGGAATTATTTTGACCATTGGAATGGGGGTCGACTCCAATGTGTTGATATTTGAGCGAATTAGAGAGGAGCTTCGCCAGGGCCGTCCCGTACGTTTAGCCGTAGATAGTGGCTATAATAAAGCCTTTTTGACAATCGTCGATTCCCATGTGACCACCCTGATCACGGGGTTGGCGCTGTTTTTATTCGGAACCGGACCTATTAAAGGGTTTGCGGTAACCTTGTGCTTGGGAATTGCTATTAACTTGTTTACGGCGTTGGTGGGGACGAAGGTGGTGTTTGATTTCCTGAACCGACGAAAATTGGACTCACTCAGTATCTAA